TGTATTTTACCACTTTTTATAAATAAGAGGTCTAGCTCTTTCGCAATTTTGTCAAAGAGTCTGTTTGTCTTTTTTGCTCCTATTTTGCCAATAAGCTTCTCTTGGATAGTTTCTATCAACCTTGTATAAAGGGAAATTATCTCCTCCTTTAATTTCTCATTTAGCTCCTTTTCTGTGTATATCATTTTATCATTACTCCCTTTTTTGTTATCTCAAACTCCTTAATCTCCTTTTTATGTTCTGAGCCTCGCATCTTAAGAAGGGTAATCATCCTTTTAACAATATCACCTTCTTTTTGATAACTTAAGAGGATGAGGTTGTCTGTAATAAAAGAGATCCCACAGGCAGATACCTTCTCCTTTTCAAACAACTCAATTGTCTCATAGGTAAGCATAGATGTTATCCCTCTGGATTTGAAGAAATTAACCAGAGAATAGATATGATCACGGAAATGGATGCTTGAAAGGGAAGAAAGCTCAATATCACGAAGGGAATCAATAACTACCCTTTTTATCCCCCTTGCTTCTATCTCCTCCTTTACCAAGAAGCCATGCTCATCAAGGTCAATCTCAACCGGTGAGGCATATAAGAGAAAGAGCTTTTTCTCCTTAATCATTTTTTCTAGGTTAAAACCAAATCCTTTAGCAATCATTTTCAACTGGTCGGGTGGCTCCTGGAATGAGACTAAAAGCACTGTTTCTTGTTGCTTTATCCCTTCCATCAGAAAATTAAGGGAGAATGTTGTCTTTCCTGTGCCTGATGTTCCTGCAATTAGGGTAGAAGAGCCAATTAAAGCTCCACCCTCCATTAGGCTATCAAGCCCTGATATTCCTGTAGAAACCCTTTTTTCAGACAAAGAGAAGGAGAGCGTAGGCGGTGTCTTAATCCGAGGAAATACCGAGATGCCAGAAGATGAGATAGAAAGGGAATGATTGCCCTCAAAATAACCAACCCCCCGCATCTTGATTATGCTTATTGTCCTTCTGGTTGTTCTTGCACCAACTATGGAGTCAAAACAGATAATCCCATCTGCAATGGCAAACATAGGGTCATTTTCTAATGCCTCCTTGCTGTATTCTCCTATTAAGAAAGAGGTGCATCGCCATGCGATTAGCTCTACACAAAGGCTATAGGCAAATCTGCGGAAAGAGCCTGGGGATTCAGCCAGTTCACTGATTGCCTTAAATGAGTCTATTGCTATAATCTTAGCATTAAACTTCTCAATGGAGTTTATTATGGTTTCAATGCCAGAAGATAACCCTTTTTTATGAATGATTGAGCCAATGTCTACATAGGTTATCAAGCCTTCTTGTATCTTTTTCTCATCAAAGTAGTCAAATGCCTGTTGATAACGGATAACCTTGGCTGTTGGTTCTGAAAGTGTGGTGAAATAGATACATTTTGTCTTATCACAGGCGTTGTTATAAAGGATTTGTTGAGAGAAAATAGTTTTTCCTGAGCCTGGACAGCCACTAATGATATTTACTGAGTAGATGGGTATTCCGCCATCTAATATTTTCTCATCCAAAGTAATGATTCCTGTCTTTATCCGTTCAATCATTTTGGTCTATATACCTTTGTTTTTAGCTCAATCTTAAGGCTAAAGACATCAAAGAGGTCTTCTTCCCTTTTTTCAAGGTCAAAAGATATATTCAAATCTCCTTTCTTAATTGTCCTTGTTGGGCTTAAACTCTTTCTTTGTTCTTTTCGTACCTTTAGCCATTCATTGATTGCC
The genomic region above belongs to bacterium and contains:
- a CDS encoding ATPase domain-containing protein → MIERIKTGIITLDEKILDGGIPIYSVNIISGCPGSGKTIFSQQILYNNACDKTKCIYFTTLSEPTAKVIRYQQAFDYFDEKKIQEGLITYVDIGSIIHKKGLSSGIETIINSIEKFNAKIIAIDSFKAISELAESPGSFRRFAYSLCVELIAWRCTSFLIGEYSKEALENDPMFAIADGIICFDSIVGARTTRRTISIIKMRGVGYFEGNHSLSISSSGISVFPRIKTPPTLSFSLSEKRVSTGISGLDSLMEGGALIGSSTLIAGTSGTGKTTFSLNFLMEGIKQQETVLLVSFQEPPDQLKMIAKGFGFNLEKMIKEKKLFLLYASPVEIDLDEHGFLVKEEIEARGIKRVVIDSLRDIELSSLSSIHFRDHIYSLVNFFKSRGITSMLTYETIELFEKEKVSACGISFITDNLILLSYQKEGDIVKRMITLLKMRGSEHKKEIKEFEITKKGVMIK
- a CDS encoding helix-turn-helix domain-containing protein, which produces MLKYDKMINELLTTDELASYLKVHEMTLYKLLQAGEIPAVKIGRTWRFEKRAINEWLKVRKEQRKSLSPTRTIKKGDLNISFDLEKREEDLFDVFSLKIELKTKVYRPK